The following are encoded in a window of Carya illinoinensis cultivar Pawnee chromosome 15, C.illinoinensisPawnee_v1, whole genome shotgun sequence genomic DNA:
- the LOC122297472 gene encoding probable receptor-like serine/threonine-protein kinase At5g57670, giving the protein MKMLQTGLAVEAQASGDAGGRTVVVGVKLDSPSRELLTWALVKVAQPGDLVVALHVLGKDEIVDRDGKSSLLSLVKAFDSVLAVYEGFCNLKQVDLKLKICRGTSVRKILVREAKSYSATEIIVGTARNHHKIRSSTSVAKYCARKLSKDFWVLAVNNGKVVFKREGSPKTVGHSKGNEEYGPNSLMSMMMQGTWNKNSKVVNEGNANMSLKEKDLEQSFAKAVLACTNSPVKQKCSICAPNSEFPDNSCRQSAEEPSGLGSEDKPLALTGGEDKSLALVPVQKEEVACSSISMLIKELPELKPGWPLLRRATLVDQKASDRSLVPQISVVQWALRLPSRHYSFSSNSDHKKVNCHQSEDQSSSLDSESGAIVPVGTETLTAPPSPEYNSKRLPKEVEGFHEKYSSTCRLFNYEELISATSNFLTDNLVGKGGSSQVYRGCLPDGKELAVKILKPSEEVLKEFVLEIEIITTLNHKNIISLLGFCFEDRNLLLVYDFLSRGSLEENLHGTRKDPLAFGWSERYKVAVGVAEALEYLHSGCARPVIHRDIKSSNILLSDDFEPQLCDFGLAKWASTSSSHITCTDVAGTFGYLAPEYFMYGKVNEKIDVYSFGVVLLELLSGRKPISNDYPKGQESLVMWARPILNGGKVSQLLDPSLGTKYNPDQMERMVIAARLCIRRAPRARPQMSLVSKLLHGDNEVTKWARLQVNAAEDSDMLDGEACPRSNLQSHLNLALLDVEDDSLSLSSIEQSVSLEDYLQGRWSRSSSFD; this is encoded by the exons ATGAAAATGCTGCAAACAGGCTTAGCAGTGGAAGCCCAGGCTTCGGGCGACGCCGGTGGCCGGACGGTAGTCGTGGGGGTGAAACTGGACTCACCGAGCAGAGAGCTGCTGACATGGGCACTTGTCAAGGTGGCTCAGCCTGGCGACCTTGTTGTTGCTCTACACGTCCTTGGGAAggatg AAATTGTGGATCGAGATGGGAAGTCGTCTCTGCTTTCGCTTGTCAAAGCCTTTGACTCTGTTCTTGCTGTCTATGAAGGTTTCTGCAATCTGAAACAG GTGGATCTCAAGCTTAAGATTTGCAGAGGTACATCGGTTCGAAAAATTTTAGTTCGGGAAGCAAAATCCTATTCTGCTACTGAGATTATTGTCGGAACTGCTCGGAACCACCATAAAATCCGATCATCAACCTCGGTGGCTAAGTACTGCGCTAGAAAACTGTCCAAGGATTTTTGGGTTCTCGCTGTTAATAATGGGAAAGTTGTGTTCAAGAGAGAAGGCTCTCCAAAAACTGTCGGTCACTCAAAAG GAAATGAAGAATATGGCCCCAATAGTTTAATGAGCATGATGATGCAAGGGACATGGAATAAGAATTCGAAAGTAGTGAACGAGGGAAATGCCAACATGAGCTTAAAGGAAAAAGATTTAGAGCAAAGCTTTGCTAAAGCTGTTCTGGCTTGTACAAACAGTCCTGTAAAGCAGAAGTGCTCAATTTGTGCACCTAACTCTGAATTTCCAGATAACTCTTGTAGGCAATCTGCAGAAGAGCCCTCCGGTTTAGGTAGTGAAGATAAGCCTTTGGCTCTAACCGGAGGTGAAGATAAGTCTTTGGCTTTAGTGCCGGTTCAGAAAGAAGAGGTTGCGTGTAGTTCAATTTCCATGTTGATCAAAGAATTGCCTGAACTAAAACCCGGTTGGCCACTACTCCGGCGAGCTACTCTGGTGGATCAAAAAGCTTCTGACAGGTCTTTGGTGCCGCAGATTTCGGTGGTTCAGTGGGCATTGCGGTTGCCAAGCAGGCATTATTCATTTAGCAGTAATTCGGatcataaaaaagttaattgtCATCAAAGTGAAGATCAGTCATCGAGTTTAGACAGTGAAAGTGGCGCAATTGTTCCGGTGGGTACTGAGACATTGACTGCTCCTCCTTCTCCTGAATACAATTCCAAGAGGCTACCAAAGGAGGTGGAGGGGTTTCATGAGAAATACTCATCCACTTGCAGATTGTTTAATTACGAGGAACTTATCTCAGCAACATCGAATTTCTTGACAG ATAATTTGGTTGGGAAAGGAGGCAGCAGTCAGGTTTATAGGGGCTGCCTTCCTGATGGCAAGGAACTCGCTGTGAAGATCTTAAAGCCATCTGAAGAAGTTTTAAAAGAGTTTGTCTTGGAAATAGAGATTATTACTACCTTAAACCATAAGAACATTATTTCTCTTCTGGGGTTCTGCTTTGAGGATCGCAATCTTCTCTTGGTTTATGATTTCTTATCAAGAGGAAGCCTTGAAGAGAACCTTCACG GGACTAGGAAAGACCCACTTGCATTTGGTTGGAGTGAGAGGTATAAAGTGGCTGTGGGTGTAGCTGAGGCCTTAGAATATCTGCATAGTGGCTGTGCTCGACCTGTGATCCACAGGGATATTAAATCTTCAAATATACTGTTGTCTGATGACTTTGAGCCACAG CTGTGTGATTTTGGACTTGCAAAGTGGGCATCAACCTCTTCGTCACACATAACCTGCACGGATGTTGCTGGCACCTTTGG TTACTTGGCTCCTGAATACTTTATGTATGGAAAAGTGAACGAAAAGATTGATGTCTATTCATTCGGTGTTGTACTCCTTGAGCTTCTTTCAGGAAGAAAGCCTATAAGCAATGACTATCCAAAAGGCCAAGAAAGCCTAGTCATGTGG GCTAGGCCAATTCTAAATGGTGGAAAAGTGTCACAATTATTAGATCCAAGTTTGGGGACTAAGTACAATCCGGACCAGATGGAGAGGATGGTTATAGCAGCAAGACTTTGTATCAGGCGTGCTCCAAGAGCACGGCCACAAATGAGCCTT GTTTCGAAGCTCCTTCATGGTGATAATGAGGTTACCAAGTGGGCAAGGCTACAAGTTAATGCTGCAGAGGATTCAGACATGCTTGATGGCGAAGCTTGTCCACGTTCTAACCTGCAGTCACATCTGAACCTTGCACTTCTCGATGTGGAGGATGACTCACTCTCCTTAAGCAGCATTGAGCAAAGTGTGTCATTAGAGGACTACTTACAAGGCAGGTGGAGCCGCTCATCAAGCTTTGACTAA
- the LOC122296219 gene encoding glutathione S-transferase TCHQD isoform X1, with protein sequence MQLYHHPYSLDSQKVRLALEEKGIDYTSYHVNPITGKNMDSSFFRMNPSGKLPVFKNGSHIIFNTIEIIQYIERIAVVSSGGGVSFSGREVVEWMQKIQDWNPKFFTLSHIPDKDRFYVSKFIRRVVIARMAEAPDLAGAYHQKLREAYKTEDKLKDQDVLRVNKEHLIRLLDEVETQLNETAYLAGEEFSLADVTLIPVLARLVLLDLEDEYIRSRPNIAEYWLLVKQRPSYKQVIGKYFDGWGRYRTLIRTWCFVRIRSMLKRY encoded by the exons ATGCAGCTATATCATCATCCATACTCTTTGGATAGCCAAAAGGTGAGACTTGCTTTGGAAGAGAAAGGCATTGATTACACATCATACCATGTCAATCCCATAACAGGCAAGAATATGGACTCCTCATTCTTCAGAATGAACCCGAGTGGAaaacttccagttttcaagaaTGGCTCTCATATCATTTTCAACACTATTGAGATAATCCA GTATATAGAAAGAATTGCTGTTGTCTCTTCAGGCGGTGGTGTCTCCTTTAGTGGCAGAGAAGTAGTTGAATGGATGCAAAAGATACAAGACTGGAACCCAAAGTTCTTCACACTTTCCCACATCCCAGATAAGGACCGCTTCTACGTGTCCAAATTCATAAGGCGGGTGGTGATTGCTCGGATGGCTGAAGCTCCTGATCTAGCAGGAGCTTACCATCAAAAGCTGAGAGAAGCATACAAGACAGAGGACAAGTTGAAAGACCAGGATGTTTTGCGAGTGAACAAGGAGCATTTAATTAGACTTCTTGATGAAGTTGAAACACAGTTGAATGAAACAGCATATTTAGCGGGGGAAGAATTTAGCCTGGCAGATGTAACGCTCATTCCAGTACTGGCTCGCTTAGTACTCTTGGATTTGGAAGATGAATATATAAGGAGCCGACCAAACATTGCTGAGTACTGGCTTTTGGTCAAGCAGAGGCCTAGTTATAAACAGGTTATTGGGAAGTACTTCGATGGCTGGGGAAGGTACAGAACACTAATAAGAACTTGGTGCTTTGTTCGTATCAGAAGTATGCTAAAAAGATATTGA
- the LOC122296219 gene encoding glutathione S-transferase TCHQD isoform X2, protein MLIKSCSYIIIHTLWIAKRYIERIAVVSSGGGVSFSGREVVEWMQKIQDWNPKFFTLSHIPDKDRFYVSKFIRRVVIARMAEAPDLAGAYHQKLREAYKTEDKLKDQDVLRVNKEHLIRLLDEVETQLNETAYLAGEEFSLADVTLIPVLARLVLLDLEDEYIRSRPNIAEYWLLVKQRPSYKQVIGKYFDGWGRYRTLIRTWCFVRIRSMLKRY, encoded by the exons ATGTTAATAAAATCATGCAGCTATATCATCATCCATACTCTTTGGATAGCCAAAAG GTATATAGAAAGAATTGCTGTTGTCTCTTCAGGCGGTGGTGTCTCCTTTAGTGGCAGAGAAGTAGTTGAATGGATGCAAAAGATACAAGACTGGAACCCAAAGTTCTTCACACTTTCCCACATCCCAGATAAGGACCGCTTCTACGTGTCCAAATTCATAAGGCGGGTGGTGATTGCTCGGATGGCTGAAGCTCCTGATCTAGCAGGAGCTTACCATCAAAAGCTGAGAGAAGCATACAAGACAGAGGACAAGTTGAAAGACCAGGATGTTTTGCGAGTGAACAAGGAGCATTTAATTAGACTTCTTGATGAAGTTGAAACACAGTTGAATGAAACAGCATATTTAGCGGGGGAAGAATTTAGCCTGGCAGATGTAACGCTCATTCCAGTACTGGCTCGCTTAGTACTCTTGGATTTGGAAGATGAATATATAAGGAGCCGACCAAACATTGCTGAGTACTGGCTTTTGGTCAAGCAGAGGCCTAGTTATAAACAGGTTATTGGGAAGTACTTCGATGGCTGGGGAAGGTACAGAACACTAATAAGAACTTGGTGCTTTGTTCGTATCAGAAGTATGCTAAAAAGATATTGA